Proteins from one Triticum aestivum cultivar Chinese Spring chromosome 7A, IWGSC CS RefSeq v2.1, whole genome shotgun sequence genomic window:
- the LOC123147944 gene encoding CBL-interacting protein kinase 25 → MGDRPKLPARYEQVKLLGEGNFAKVYLARHMDTKEEVAIKVMDKEKLIKLGAVQQIKREIAVMRRLRHPNIVQLHKVMACKSRIFVVMEYVRGGPLYRHIPANGGLKEDETRRIFQQLVSALTFCHAQGVYHRDIKPDNLLVDEHGNLKVADFGLSAHADTARREALLHTVCGTPLYVPPEVFARRGYDGAKADAWSCGIVLFVLAAGRKPFRDDDFITLYRTICRGDYRCPRTFSPELVRIVRRLLQPNPAHRITLLQIKETDWFKKGFKEISFYIDNKDCLRSLDGSEEPDLCDSDSEDETAMSSSSSGSSSPVAHGDGGGMHTSVSAPSLVNLEKMHIAAACAPEPRIRRIKSMNAFDIIASSPSFDLSGLFEERGEQLRFVSSAPVNTIIKKLEEIAGQVSFTARTKDCQVSFEATRNGHKGALAISTKIFQLTPELVMVQVCKKAGDTAEYRQFCGSELKPGLRGLVDGLPEDGLPPTLNVA, encoded by the coding sequence ATGGGGGATCGGCCAAAGCTCCCTGCCCGCTACGAGCAGGTGAAGCTGCTCGGCGAGGGTAATTTCGCCAAGGTCTACCTGGCGCGGCACATGGATACGAAGGAGGAGGTGGCAATCAAGGTGATGGACAAGGAGAAGCTCATCAAGTTGGGCGCCGTTCAACAGATCAAGCGCGAGATCGCCGTGATGCGCCGGCTGCGGCACCCCAACATCGTGCAGCTGCACAAGGTGATGGCGTGCAAGTCCCGTATCTTCGTCGTCATGGAGTACGTCCGCGGTGGCCCGCTCTACCGCCACATCCCCGCCAACGGCGGCCTCAAGGAGGACGAGACGCGCCGCATCTTCCAGCAGCTCGTCTCGGCACTCACCTTCTGCCACGCGCAGGGCGTGTACCATCGCGACATCAAGCCCGACAACCTCCTCGTCGACGAGCACGGCAATCTCAAGGTCGCCGACTTCGGGCTGTCCGCCCACGCCGACACGGCTCGCCGGGAGGCGCTCCTCCACACCGTCTGCGGCACGCCCCTGTACGTCCCTCCGGAGGTGTTCGCGCGCCGGGGCTACGATGGTGCCAAGGCGGACGCCTGGTCCTGCGGCATCGTCCTCTTCGTGCTCGCCGCCGGCCGCAAGCCCTTCCGCGACGACGACTTCATCACGCTATACAGGACAATCTGCCGCGGTGACTACCGCTGCCCACGCACCTTCAGCCCCGAACTGGTACGCATAGTACGCCGCCTCCTCCAACCAAACCCAGCGCACCGGATCACACTACTGCAAATCAAGGAAACAGATTGGTTCAAGAAGGGCTTCAAGGAAATAAGTTTCTATATCGACAACAAGGACTGCCTGCGCAGCCTTGATGGCTCCGAAGAGCCTGATCTCTGTGACTCTGACTCCGAGGACGAGACTGCCATGTCTTCATCATCCTCCGGCTCTTCCTCTCCGGTGGCTCATGGCGATGGCGGCGGCATGCACACCTCGGTTTCAGCACCGTCGCTTGTAAATCTGGAGAAGATGCACATTGCTGCAGCCTGTGCCCCTGAGCCGCGTATAAGACGGATCAAGAGTATGAACGCGTTCGACATTATCGCCTCCTCGCCAAGCTTCGATCTGTCCGGGCTGTTCGAGGAGCGCGGCGAGCAGTTGCGTTTCGTGTCCAGCGCGCCAGTGAACACCATCATCAAGAAGCTGGAGGAGATCGCCGGGCAAGTTAGCTTCACGGCGCGCACCAAGGATTGCCAGGTGAGCTTCGAGGCGACGAGGAATGGCCACAAGGGCGCGCTGGCCATATCCACCAAGATATTCCAGCTCACGCCGGAGCTCGTCATGGTTCAGGTATGCAAGAAAGCCGGAGATACCGCTGAATACCGTCAATTCTGCGGCAGTGAGCTCAAGCCCGGCCTTCGAGGTCTTGTGGATGGCCTGCCCGAGGATGGCCTTCCTCCAACGCTGAATGTTGCGTGA